A single Pseudomonas brassicacearum DNA region contains:
- a CDS encoding glycine cleavage system protein R, which yields MSTPTVREQFLVISALGANPMELTNVLCRASHENRCAVVTSRLTRHGECSALVLEISGSWDALARLEGSLPVLAKKHAFTVNVVRSAALENRPQALPYVAYVSSAYRPDIINELCQFFMDHHVELENLTCDTYQAPQTGGTMLNATFTVTLPAGTQISWLRDQFLDFADAMNLDALIEPWRPQNPM from the coding sequence ATGTCCACCCCCACAGTCCGCGAACAATTCCTTGTTATCAGTGCCCTTGGCGCCAACCCCATGGAGCTGACTAACGTCCTGTGCCGCGCCAGCCATGAAAATCGCTGCGCCGTCGTGACCTCACGCCTGACCCGTCATGGCGAATGCAGTGCACTCGTGCTCGAGATCTCCGGCAGCTGGGACGCCCTGGCTCGCCTGGAAGGCAGCCTGCCGGTGCTGGCCAAGAAGCATGCCTTCACCGTCAACGTGGTGCGTAGCGCCGCGCTGGAGAACCGTCCCCAGGCCCTGCCCTACGTGGCCTACGTGAGCTCGGCCTACCGCCCGGACATCATCAACGAGCTGTGCCAGTTCTTCATGGACCATCACGTCGAGCTGGAAAACCTGACCTGCGACACCTACCAGGCTCCACAGACCGGCGGCACCATGCTCAATGCCACGTTCACCGTGACCCTGCCGGCCGGCACCCAGATCAGTTGGCTGCGCGATCAGTTCCTGGATTTCGCCGATGCGATGAACCTGGATGCCTTGATCGAACCGTGGCGCCCACAAAACCCAATGTAA
- the rpoE gene encoding RNA polymerase sigma factor RpoE, which yields MLTQEEDQQLVERVQRGDKRAFDLLVLKYQHKILGLIVRFVHDTHEAQDVAQEAFIKAYRALGNFRGDSAFYTWLYRIAINTAKNYLVSRGRRPPDSDVSSEDAEFYDGDHGLKDLESPERALLRDEIEGTVHRTIQQLPEDLRTALTLREFDGLSYEDIASVMQCPVGTVRSRIFRAREAIDKALQPLLQEN from the coding sequence ATGCTAACCCAGGAAGAGGATCAGCAGCTGGTCGAGCGCGTCCAACGCGGCGACAAGCGAGCTTTCGATCTGCTAGTGCTGAAATACCAGCACAAAATTCTCGGGTTGATCGTGCGTTTCGTGCACGACACCCATGAAGCGCAGGATGTCGCTCAGGAAGCCTTCATCAAGGCCTACCGCGCACTTGGTAATTTTCGCGGGGACAGCGCGTTTTACACGTGGCTTTACCGCATCGCCATCAACACGGCGAAAAACTATCTGGTTTCACGCGGCCGCCGGCCGCCGGATAGCGATGTAAGTTCTGAAGATGCCGAGTTCTATGATGGCGATCATGGCCTCAAGGATCTCGAGTCACCAGAACGCGCGTTGCTGCGGGATGAGATTGAAGGCACTGTCCATCGAACCATCCAGCAATTGCCCGAAGATTTGCGTACGGCTTTAACTTTACGTGAATTCGACGGTCTGAGTTACGAAGACATTGCGAGCGTCATGCAATGTCCTGTGGGCACCGTGCGCTCCCGGATTTTCCGCGCTCGGGAGGCCATTGATAAAGCCCTGCAACCGTTGTTGCAGGAAAACTAG
- a CDS encoding succinate dehydrogenase assembly factor 2, which yields MVEDVELNRLYWHSRRGMLELDVLLVPFVKEVYPHLNEVDRACYVRLLECEDQDMFGWFMERSESEDPELQRMVRMILDRVQPK from the coding sequence ATGGTCGAAGATGTAGAACTGAATCGCCTCTACTGGCACAGCCGCCGCGGCATGCTTGAGCTGGACGTGTTGCTGGTGCCATTCGTCAAAGAGGTTTATCCCCATCTCAATGAAGTCGACCGTGCGTGCTATGTCCGCCTGCTCGAATGCGAGGATCAGGACATGTTTGGCTGGTTCATGGAGCGCAGCGAATCCGAAGACCCTGAGCTGCAGCGCATGGTCCGGATGATCCTGGACCGTGTCCAGCCCAAGTAA
- a CDS encoding peroxiredoxin, translating into MAVAVDQPVTDFQAPATSGQTISLAALKGKQVVIYFYPKDSTPGCTTEGQGFRDQYAQFQAANTEVFGVSRDSLKSHENFKCKQEFPFELISDKDEAVCQLFDVIKLKKLYGKEYLGVDRSTFLIDKNGVLRQEWRGVKVPGHVDAVLAAAQALNKA; encoded by the coding sequence ATGGCCGTTGCCGTCGACCAGCCGGTTACCGATTTCCAGGCACCCGCCACCAGCGGGCAGACCATCAGCCTCGCCGCCCTCAAGGGCAAGCAGGTGGTGATCTACTTCTACCCCAAGGACAGCACCCCGGGCTGCACCACCGAAGGCCAGGGTTTTCGCGATCAGTACGCGCAGTTCCAGGCCGCCAACACCGAAGTGTTCGGCGTCTCGCGGGACAGCCTCAAGTCCCACGAGAACTTCAAGTGCAAACAGGAGTTCCCGTTCGAGCTGATCAGTGACAAGGACGAGGCCGTCTGCCAGCTGTTCGACGTGATCAAGCTGAAAAAACTCTACGGCAAGGAATACCTGGGCGTTGATCGCAGCACCTTCCTGATCGACAAGAACGGCGTGCTGCGCCAGGAATGGCGGGGCGTGAAGGTGCCAGGGCATGTGGATGCGGTGCTGGCGGCGGCTCAGGCCCTCAACAAGGCCTGA
- a CDS encoding sigma-E factor negative regulatory protein has translation MSREALQESLSAVMDNEADELELRRVLNAFDDVETRETWARYQIARAVMHKDLLLPRLDIAAAVSAALADEAVPAKASRGPWRSLGRLAVAASVTVAVLAGVRLYNQDEIAGVQMAQQSTQPGLTAPQVKGPAVLAGYSEGSETAGPMVNGVLQGQPGWHDQRLPNYLRQHAQQAALKGTESALPYARAASLENR, from the coding sequence ATGAGTCGTGAAGCCCTGCAGGAATCGCTGTCCGCAGTGATGGATAACGAAGCGGACGAACTGGAGTTACGTCGGGTATTGAATGCCTTCGACGATGTTGAAACCCGTGAGACCTGGGCTCGTTACCAGATCGCCCGGGCTGTGATGCACAAGGACTTGTTGCTTCCACGCCTGGACATCGCTGCGGCCGTTTCTGCTGCATTGGCTGACGAAGCCGTACCGGCTAAAGCTTCACGCGGACCATGGCGCAGCCTGGGTCGCCTGGCGGTAGCCGCTTCGGTCACCGTGGCTGTACTGGCCGGTGTGCGCCTGTACAATCAGGATGAGATTGCCGGCGTGCAAATGGCGCAGCAGTCCACCCAACCAGGTCTGACGGCTCCACAGGTCAAGGGCCCAGCGGTATTGGCCGGTTACAGCGAAGGTTCGGAAACCGCAGGCCCGATGGTCAACGGTGTTCTGCAAGGCCAACCTGGCTGGCATGATCAGCGTCTGCCAAACTACCTGCGTCAGCATGCTCAGCAAGCTGCCCTGAAAGGTACTGAAAGCGCGCTGCCTTACGCCCGTGCAGCCAGCCTGGAAAACCGTTAA
- a CDS encoding protein YgfX, whose protein sequence is MSSPSNRFECRWQASGQLLAAYLLAQVFALGALFLLSAPSWVVALGVVLCLAHGAWVIPRYVVLTHRRAFCGLRRNNAGWQLWSRADGWRPVQLRPDSLALPMIIVLRFRLQGEWRVRSLCVPRDALAPDIHRRLRVRLRFSRRRWAAPG, encoded by the coding sequence GTGTCCAGCCCAAGTAATCGCTTCGAATGCCGCTGGCAGGCCTCCGGGCAACTGCTGGCGGCCTATCTGCTGGCCCAGGTGTTTGCCCTGGGGGCATTGTTCCTGTTGTCCGCCCCCTCCTGGGTCGTGGCGCTTGGCGTTGTATTGTGCCTGGCCCATGGCGCCTGGGTGATCCCCCGATATGTAGTGCTGACCCATCGTCGGGCTTTCTGCGGGTTGCGTCGTAATAACGCTGGCTGGCAACTCTGGAGCCGGGCCGATGGGTGGCGGCCTGTGCAGCTGCGCCCCGATAGCTTGGCGCTGCCGATGATCATCGTGCTGCGTTTTCGCTTGCAGGGTGAGTGGCGGGTCCGCTCGCTGTGCGTGCCGCGCGACGCGCTGGCGCCGGATATTCATCGGCGCCTGCGGGTGCGGCTCAGGTTCAGTCGGCGTAGGTGGGCGGCACCAGGATAG
- a CDS encoding sulfurtransferase TusA family protein, which translates to MTDAVAHDAELDASGLNCPLPLLKAKLELNRLASGSVLKVIATDAGSQRDFRTFARLAGHTLLREEDDNGVYRYWLKKA; encoded by the coding sequence ATGACTGATGCTGTAGCCCACGATGCCGAACTGGACGCCAGCGGCCTGAACTGTCCGTTGCCGTTGCTCAAGGCCAAGCTGGAACTCAATCGCCTGGCCAGCGGCAGTGTGCTCAAGGTGATCGCCACGGATGCGGGCTCCCAACGTGATTTTCGCACCTTCGCCCGATTGGCCGGTCATACGCTGCTGCGTGAAGAAGACGATAACGGCGTCTACCGTTACTGGCTGAAAAAGGCCTGA
- a CDS encoding MucB/RseB C-terminal domain-containing protein, with product MRAIPLFTLLLGGWCAIPAHADEAQDWLNRLSQAEQQQSFQGTFVYERNGSFSTHNIWHRVQDGKVRERLLQLDGSAQEVLRIDGHTQCVSGSLIAGLGNTPDGTSRTLDPQKLKNWYDLAVIGKSRVAGRQAVIVALTPKDQHRYGFELHLDKETGLPLKSLLLNDKGQLLERFQFTRLNVAAPTDGDLQASAECKAVAQDSGKAVAVKTAWHSDWLPPGFELTSSAVRKDPDTHVQVSSLMYDDGLARFSVFLEPLNGATATDTRTQLGPTAAVSRRLTTPQGEMMVTVVGEIPIGTAERIALSMRSDVTATQ from the coding sequence TTGCGCGCCATACCTCTATTCACGCTTCTGCTTGGTGGCTGGTGTGCGATTCCAGCCCATGCCGATGAGGCTCAGGATTGGTTGAATCGCCTGAGTCAAGCCGAGCAGCAGCAGAGCTTCCAGGGCACTTTCGTTTACGAGCGCAACGGTAGTTTTTCTACCCATAACATCTGGCATCGCGTCCAGGATGGAAAAGTCCGCGAGCGGTTACTCCAACTCGACGGCTCGGCACAGGAAGTCCTGCGCATTGATGGGCATACTCAATGCGTCAGTGGCTCCTTGATCGCGGGGCTGGGCAATACGCCTGACGGCACCTCACGTACGCTTGATCCGCAAAAACTCAAGAATTGGTATGACCTGGCCGTCATTGGCAAGTCGCGTGTGGCCGGGCGTCAAGCGGTCATTGTGGCGTTGACGCCCAAGGACCAGCATCGCTATGGCTTCGAGCTGCACCTGGACAAAGAGACCGGCCTGCCGCTCAAGTCCCTGTTGCTCAATGACAAGGGCCAGTTGCTCGAACGTTTCCAGTTCACCCGCTTGAATGTCGCCGCGCCGACAGACGGTGATCTGCAAGCCAGCGCCGAATGCAAGGCTGTCGCGCAGGATTCCGGCAAGGCCGTCGCGGTGAAAACCGCCTGGCACTCGGATTGGCTTCCGCCTGGCTTCGAGCTGACCAGCAGTGCTGTGCGCAAGGACCCGGACACCCATGTCCAAGTCAGCAGCTTGATGTACGACGATGGCTTGGCGCGTTTCTCGGTGTTCCTGGAACCGTTGAACGGCGCCACCGCCACCGATACCCGTACTCAGCTCGGCCCGACGGCTGCCGTCTCCCGCAGGCTCACGACGCCCCAGGGCGAAATGATGGTCACGGTGGTCGGTGAGATTCCTATCGGTACGGCGGAACGGATCGCACTTTCCATGCGCTCCGACGTCACGGCGACCCAATAG
- a CDS encoding AI-2E family transporter, whose product MFKVLRDWIQRYFSDEEAVVLAVLLFLAFTAVLTLGGMLAPVLAGMVLAYLMQGLVTTLERMRLPGAVAVGLVFALFMGLLLVFIIVIVPLLWHQLVTLFNELPGMLAKWQSVLLLLPERYPHLVSDEQVLQAIEVVRGQIGKFGQWALTFSLSSLPLLVNIMIYLVLVPILVFFFLKDREMIGRWVRGYLPRERTLITHVAQEMNRQIANYIRGKVIEIFICGGVTYIGFVTMGLNYAALLALLVGISVVVPYVGTVVVTVPVALIALFQWGWSDQFIYLMAVYGIIQTLDGNVLVPLLFSEAVNLHPVAIICAVLLFGGLWGFWGVFFAIPLATLFKAVLDAWPSKEPVVAPLL is encoded by the coding sequence ATGTTCAAAGTGTTACGCGACTGGATTCAGCGCTACTTCTCCGATGAAGAAGCGGTGGTCCTGGCAGTGCTGCTTTTCCTGGCCTTTACCGCCGTGCTCACCCTGGGCGGCATGCTGGCGCCGGTGCTGGCGGGGATGGTGCTGGCGTACCTGATGCAAGGGTTGGTCACGACGCTGGAGCGCATGCGATTGCCGGGTGCGGTGGCGGTGGGCTTGGTGTTCGCCCTGTTCATGGGCTTGTTGTTGGTGTTCATAATCGTGATCGTGCCGCTGCTCTGGCACCAGTTGGTGACGCTTTTCAACGAGTTGCCGGGGATGCTTGCCAAATGGCAGTCCGTGCTGTTGCTGTTGCCCGAGCGTTATCCGCACCTGGTGTCCGACGAGCAAGTGTTGCAAGCCATTGAAGTCGTGCGCGGCCAGATCGGCAAGTTCGGCCAGTGGGCGCTGACATTCTCGCTGTCCAGTCTGCCGCTCCTGGTGAACATCATGATCTACCTGGTGCTGGTGCCGATCCTGGTGTTTTTCTTCCTCAAGGACCGGGAAATGATCGGCCGTTGGGTCCGCGGCTACCTGCCGCGTGAGCGGACGCTGATTACCCACGTGGCCCAGGAGATGAATCGACAGATCGCCAATTACATTCGCGGCAAAGTCATCGAGATTTTCATCTGCGGCGGCGTGACCTACATCGGTTTCGTGACCATGGGGCTCAATTACGCCGCCTTGCTGGCGCTGCTGGTGGGCATCTCAGTGGTGGTGCCTTATGTCGGCACCGTGGTGGTGACCGTGCCGGTGGCCTTGATTGCGCTGTTCCAGTGGGGCTGGAGCGATCAGTTCATCTACCTGATGGCGGTCTACGGGATCATCCAGACGCTGGACGGCAACGTGCTGGTCCCGCTGCTGTTCTCCGAGGCGGTGAACCTGCATCCGGTGGCGATCATCTGTGCGGTGCTGCTGTTTGGCGGGCTGTGGGGGTTCTGGGGCGTGTTCTTCGCGATTCCCCTGGCGACGCTGTTCAAGGCGGTGCTGGATGCGTGGCCGAGCAAGGAGCCGGTGGTGGCGCCGTTGTTGTAG
- the dapA gene encoding 4-hydroxy-tetrahydrodipicolinate synthase has product MIAGSMVALVTPMDAQGHLDWASLSKLVDFHLENGTHAIVAVGTTGESATLDVNEHIEVIRAVVKQVNGRIPVIAGTGANSTREAVELTRNAKEAGADACLLVVPYYNKPTQEGLYQHFKHIAEAVDIPQILYNVPGRTSCDMQAETVIRLSTVPNIIGIKEATGDMTRAKAILDGVSKDFIVLSGDDPTAVELILLGGKGNISVTANVAPREMADLCEAALKGDAETARAINEKLMPLHKDLFIEANPIPVKWALVEMGLMHEGIRLPLTWLSTPCQEPLRQAMRQSGVLV; this is encoded by the coding sequence ATGATTGCGGGCAGTATGGTGGCACTGGTCACACCCATGGATGCACAAGGGCATCTTGACTGGGCCAGCCTCAGCAAACTCGTGGACTTCCACCTTGAGAACGGCACCCATGCCATTGTCGCCGTCGGTACCACCGGCGAGTCGGCAACCCTCGACGTCAATGAGCACATCGAAGTCATCCGTGCCGTGGTCAAGCAGGTCAACGGTCGCATTCCCGTCATCGCCGGCACCGGCGCCAACTCGACCCGCGAGGCCGTCGAGCTGACCCGCAACGCCAAGGAGGCCGGTGCCGACGCCTGCCTGCTGGTCGTCCCGTATTACAACAAGCCGACCCAGGAAGGCTTGTACCAGCACTTCAAGCACATTGCCGAAGCCGTCGACATCCCGCAGATCCTCTATAACGTTCCCGGCCGCACCTCCTGCGACATGCAGGCCGAGACCGTGATCCGCCTGTCCACCGTGCCGAACATCATCGGCATCAAGGAAGCCACCGGCGACATGACGCGCGCCAAGGCCATCCTCGATGGCGTGAGCAAGGACTTCATCGTGCTGTCCGGCGATGATCCGACAGCGGTCGAGCTGATCCTGCTGGGTGGCAAGGGCAACATCTCCGTCACCGCCAACGTTGCCCCGCGCGAAATGGCCGACCTGTGCGAGGCCGCGCTCAAGGGCGACGCCGAGACTGCACGGGCAATCAACGAAAAACTGATGCCGTTGCACAAGGACCTGTTCATCGAGGCCAACCCGATTCCGGTGAAGTGGGCCTTGGTTGAAATGGGCCTGATGCACGAAGGCATCCGCCTGCCACTGACCTGGCTGAGCACCCCCTGTCAAGAACCGCTGCGGCAGGCCATGCGCCAGTCCGGCGTCCTGGTTTAA
- a CDS encoding DegQ family serine endoprotease, with protein sequence MSIPRLKTYLSILATVLVLGQAVPAVAVELPDFTQLVEQASPAVVNISTTQKLPDRRVSDQQMPDLEGLPPMLREFFERGMPQQPRSPGGGRQREAQSLGSGFIISPDGYILTNNHVIADADEILVRLADRSELKAKLVGTDPRSDVALLKIEGKDLPVLKLGKSQDLKAGQWVVAIGSPFGFDHTVTQGIVSAIGRSLPNENYVPFIQTDVPINPGNSGGPLFNLAGEVVGINSQIYTRSGGFMGVSFAIPIDVAMDVSNQLKNEGKVSRGWLGVVIQEVNKDLAESFGLEKPAGALVAQIQEGGPAAKGGLQVGDVILSMNGQPIIMSADLPHLVGALKAGAKANLEVIREGKRKNVELTVGAIPEEGKELDSLPKSGVERSSNRLGVAVVELTDEQKRTLELQGGVVIKEVQDGPAAMIGLQPGDIITHLNNQAIGSAKEFTDIAKALPKNRSVSMRVLRQGRASFITFKLAE encoded by the coding sequence ATGTCGATACCACGCTTGAAAACCTATCTTTCCATCCTTGCCACCGTGCTTGTGCTCGGCCAGGCCGTTCCTGCCGTGGCGGTCGAGTTGCCCGACTTTACGCAATTGGTCGAACAGGCTTCGCCCGCCGTGGTGAACATCAGCACGACCCAGAAACTGCCGGACCGTCGCGTATCGGACCAGCAAATGCCGGACCTGGAAGGCCTGCCGCCGATGCTGCGTGAGTTCTTCGAGCGCGGCATGCCGCAACAACCCCGTTCGCCCGGCGGTGGTCGCCAGCGCGAAGCGCAATCCCTGGGTTCAGGTTTCATTATTTCGCCTGACGGCTACATCCTGACCAATAACCATGTGATCGCCGATGCCGACGAAATCCTGGTACGCCTGGCCGATCGCAGCGAGCTCAAGGCCAAGCTGGTCGGCACCGATCCACGTTCCGACGTGGCGCTGTTGAAAATCGAAGGCAAGGATCTGCCCGTGCTCAAGCTGGGCAAATCCCAGGACCTGAAAGCCGGCCAATGGGTCGTGGCCATCGGTTCGCCGTTCGGCTTCGACCACACCGTGACCCAGGGTATTGTCAGCGCCATCGGTCGCAGCCTGCCGAACGAAAACTATGTGCCGTTCATCCAGACCGACGTGCCGATCAACCCGGGTAACTCCGGTGGCCCGCTGTTCAACCTCGCGGGTGAAGTCGTCGGCATCAACTCCCAGATATATACCCGTTCGGGCGGCTTCATGGGGGTGTCCTTCGCGATTCCGATCGACGTTGCCATGGACGTGTCCAATCAACTGAAAAACGAAGGCAAGGTCAGCCGGGGCTGGTTGGGCGTGGTCATCCAGGAAGTGAACAAGGACCTGGCCGAGTCGTTCGGGCTGGAGAAACCCGCCGGTGCGCTGGTGGCGCAGATCCAGGAAGGCGGTCCGGCTGCGAAGGGCGGCCTGCAAGTGGGTGACGTGATCCTGAGCATGAATGGTCAGCCGATCATCATGTCTGCCGACCTGCCGCATTTGGTCGGTGCCCTCAAGGCCGGTGCCAAGGCCAATCTGGAGGTGATTCGCGAAGGCAAGCGCAAGAACGTCGAATTGACCGTCGGCGCCATTCCTGAAGAGGGCAAGGAGTTGGATTCGCTGCCCAAGTCTGGCGTGGAGCGCAGCAGCAACCGTCTGGGTGTGGCTGTGGTCGAGCTGACCGACGAGCAGAAGCGCACCCTGGAGCTGCAGGGCGGGGTGGTGATCAAGGAAGTGCAGGATGGTCCTGCCGCCATGATCGGCCTGCAACCAGGCGACATCATCACTCACTTGAACAACCAGGCAATCGGTTCGGCCAAGGAGTTCACCGACATCGCCAAGGCGCTGCCGAAGAATCGTTCGGTCTCGATGCGGGTCCTGCGCCAGGGGCGTGCAAGCTTCATCACCTTCAAGCTGGCCGAATGA
- the nadB gene encoding L-aspartate oxidase produces MSQQFQHDVLVIGSGAAGLSLALTLPGHLRIAVLSKGDLANGSTFWAQGGVAAVLDDTDTIESHVNDTLNAGGGLCNPQAVRFTVEHSREAIQWLIDQGVPFTRDEQSGTEDGGFEFHLTREGGHSHRRIIHAADATGAAIFKTLLAQARQRPNIELLEQRVAVDLITEKRLGLDGDRCLGAYVLNRGTGEVDTYGARFVILASGGAAKVYLYTSNPDGACGDGIAMAWRSGCRVANLEFNQFHPTCLYHPLAKSFLVTEALRGEGALLKLPNGERFMQRFDPRAELAPRDIVARAIDHEMKRLGIDCVYLDISHKPEAFIKSHFPTVYERCLEFSIDITKQPIPVVPAAHYTCGGVMVDQQGRTDVPGLYAIGETSFTGLHGANRMASNSLLECFVYARSAAADILAQLPQIAIPAALPSWDASQVTDSDEDVIIAHNWDELRRFMWDYVGIVRTNKRLQRAQHRVRLLLDEIDEFYSNYKVSRDLIELRNLAQVAELMIRSAMARKESRGLHYTLDYPDLLPEALDTILVPPTYAD; encoded by the coding sequence ATGAGCCAACAATTTCAACACGATGTTCTGGTAATCGGCAGCGGAGCCGCTGGATTGAGCCTTGCACTGACCTTGCCTGGGCATTTGCGCATTGCAGTGCTGAGCAAGGGTGACCTGGCCAACGGTTCGACCTTCTGGGCCCAGGGCGGCGTCGCAGCCGTGCTGGACGATACCGACACCATTGAATCCCATGTCAACGACACCCTCAACGCCGGCGGTGGCCTTTGCAATCCCCAAGCGGTGCGTTTCACCGTGGAACACAGCCGGGAAGCGATCCAGTGGCTGATCGACCAGGGCGTGCCGTTTACCCGTGACGAACAATCGGGGACCGAAGACGGCGGTTTCGAGTTTCACCTGACGCGCGAAGGCGGTCACAGCCATCGGCGCATTATCCACGCGGCCGACGCCACTGGCGCAGCGATCTTCAAGACCCTGCTCGCCCAGGCGCGACAACGGCCAAACATCGAATTGCTGGAACAGCGCGTCGCGGTCGACCTGATCACCGAAAAACGCCTGGGCCTGGACGGTGATCGCTGCCTCGGTGCCTACGTGCTCAATCGCGGCACTGGCGAAGTCGACACCTACGGCGCGCGCTTCGTCATCCTGGCGTCTGGCGGCGCAGCGAAAGTCTACCTTTATACCAGCAACCCCGACGGTGCCTGCGGCGATGGCATCGCCATGGCCTGGCGTTCGGGTTGCCGGGTGGCGAACCTGGAGTTCAACCAGTTCCACCCGACCTGCCTCTATCACCCACTGGCCAAGAGCTTCCTGGTGACCGAAGCCCTGCGTGGCGAAGGGGCCCTCTTGAAGCTCCCCAACGGCGAACGCTTCATGCAGCGCTTCGATCCGCGCGCCGAACTGGCCCCGCGGGACATCGTCGCCCGGGCCATCGACCATGAAATGAAGCGCCTGGGTATCGATTGCGTTTACCTGGACATCAGCCACAAGCCCGAAGCGTTCATCAAGAGCCACTTCCCGACGGTGTACGAACGCTGCCTGGAGTTTTCCATCGACATCACCAAGCAACCGATCCCGGTGGTGCCAGCCGCGCACTACACCTGCGGTGGCGTGATGGTCGACCAACAGGGCCGCACCGACGTACCCGGGCTGTATGCCATTGGCGAAACCAGCTTCACCGGCCTGCACGGCGCCAACCGCATGGCCAGCAACTCGCTGCTGGAATGTTTCGTCTACGCCCGCTCGGCGGCGGCAGACATCCTGGCGCAATTGCCGCAGATCGCCATTCCTGCCGCCCTGCCCTCGTGGGACGCCAGCCAGGTCACCGACTCGGACGAAGATGTGATCATCGCCCACAACTGGGACGAACTGCGGCGATTCATGTGGGACTATGTGGGCATCGTGCGCACCAACAAGCGCCTGCAACGGGCCCAACATCGGGTGCGCTTGCTGCTGGATGAAATCGACGAGTTCTACAGCAACTATAAAGTCAGTCGCGACCTGATCGAGCTGCGCAACCTGGCCCAGGTGGCCGAACTGATGATTCGCTCGGCCATGGCGCGCAAGGAAAGCCGGGGGCTGCATTACACCTTGGACTACCCGGACCTGCTGCCCGAGGCACTGGACACTATCCTGGTGCCGCCCACCTACGCCGACTGA
- a CDS encoding M48 family metalloprotease, whose product MTFLRPTLLTLACLLASPGFADDLPSLGDASSAIVSPEQEHQLGRAWLALLRSQVSQLNDPQLKDYVESSVYKLVETSQVNDRRLEFILINSPQLNAFAAPGGIVGVNGGLFLNAQTEGEYASVMAHELAHLSQRHFARGVEAQQRMQVPMMAALLAGIVIAAAGGGDAGIAAIAGTQAAAIQEQRRFSRQNEQEADRIGIQNLEKAGYDPRSMPTMFERLMRQYRFDAKPPEFLLTHPVTESRIADTRNRAEQAKPGGIEDSVRYQLIRARVQLIYEQTPGLGAKRFRAQLDENPKNDVARYGLAIAQIKGGQLNEARENLKALLAKSPNEIIYNLAQVDLDITSNKLADAQSRVDRMLSQYPGNYPLNQVRVDLLLKQNRPADAEKALESLLKTRPDDPDVWYMVAETRGLSGNIIGLHQARAEYFALVGDYRQAIQQLDFAKRRAGTNFPLSSRIDARQRELMEQERMVKDMMG is encoded by the coding sequence ATGACATTTCTGCGCCCCACCCTGCTGACGCTTGCTTGCCTGCTTGCCTCACCGGGCTTCGCCGACGACTTGCCGTCACTTGGCGATGCCAGTTCTGCCATCGTCTCGCCAGAGCAGGAGCACCAACTGGGCCGCGCCTGGCTGGCCCTGCTGCGCAGCCAGGTTTCACAGCTCAACGACCCGCAGCTCAAGGACTACGTCGAATCCAGCGTCTATAAACTGGTGGAAACCAGCCAGGTCAACGACCGGCGCCTGGAATTCATCCTGATCAACAGCCCGCAGCTCAACGCCTTCGCCGCGCCTGGCGGAATTGTCGGGGTCAACGGCGGCCTGTTCCTCAACGCACAGACCGAAGGCGAATACGCCTCGGTCATGGCCCACGAACTGGCGCACTTGTCACAACGCCACTTCGCCCGCGGCGTCGAGGCCCAGCAGCGCATGCAGGTGCCAATGATGGCCGCGCTGCTGGCCGGCATCGTGATCGCCGCCGCCGGTGGCGGTGACGCCGGGATCGCGGCCATCGCCGGGACCCAGGCCGCCGCTATCCAGGAACAACGGCGCTTTTCTCGCCAGAACGAACAGGAAGCCGACCGCATCGGCATTCAGAACCTGGAAAAGGCCGGCTACGATCCGCGGTCCATGCCGACCATGTTCGAACGTCTGATGCGCCAGTACCGGTTCGACGCCAAGCCCCCGGAATTCCTGCTGACTCACCCGGTGACCGAATCCCGGATCGCCGACACCCGCAACCGCGCCGAACAGGCCAAGCCGGGCGGCATCGAGGACAGTGTGCGCTATCAACTGATTCGAGCACGGGTGCAGTTGATCTATGAGCAAACCCCCGGCCTGGGCGCCAAGCGCTTCCGGGCACAGCTGGATGAGAACCCGAAGAACGACGTGGCACGCTATGGCCTGGCGATCGCGCAGATCAAGGGCGGCCAGTTGAATGAAGCACGGGAGAACCTCAAGGCGCTGCTGGCCAAATCGCCCAACGAGATCATCTACAACCTCGCCCAGGTGGACCTGGACATCACCAGCAACAAACTGGCCGACGCTCAATCGCGCGTCGACCGAATGCTGAGCCAATACCCGGGCAACTATCCGCTCAACCAGGTACGTGTCGATCTACTGCTCAAGCAGAACCGTCCCGCCGATGCCGAGAAGGCCCTGGAGAGCTTGCTCAAGACCCGTCCGGATGATCCGGACGTCTGGTACATGGTGGCCGAGACACGCGGGCTGTCAGGCAACATCATTGGCCTGCATCAGGCTCGTGCCGAGTACTTCGCACTGGTGGGCGACTACCGGCAAGCCATTCAACAATTGGACTTCGCCAAACGGCGCGCCGGTACCAATTTCCCCCTGTCGTCACGCATCGATGCCCGGCAGCGGGAACTCATGGAGCAGGAACGCATGGTCAAGGACATGATGGGCTGA